The Rhodocyclaceae bacterium DNA window ATCTCCGCCTCCATGGGCTGGCGCTGAGCTGGGTGGGTACCGGTCGCCTGGTGTTCAGCCTCAACTACGGCGACGCCGAGTTCACCGAGGCCTGCGACCGGTTCCTGCGCGCCTGCGTGCAGATGAAGGAAGAGGGCTGGTGGTGGGACAGCCCCGCCGTGAGCAACCGGTCGATCCGGCGCCAGTTGCTGGCCGAGACCCTGCGCCAGCGCCTGCTTCCTTTCAGCGATGCCGCACGTGCGGCATCGGATCGATGAACTCGCCGCGCAGCACGTACCAGGGGGCCTTGTAGTACAGGCGGATGTCGTGGAACGGATCAGTGATGATCTTCAGTGCCCAGGTGACGCCGGTCAGCAGGTTCTGCTTGAACCAAAGCTGGATGACGCGCAGCAGCAGACCGGCCACCGCCAGGGCAAGCCACCACAGCCCGAGGCTGTTCAGGAATTCGCCCGTTCCCGCGTCATCGGCCGACAACGGCCAGAGGACGACCGGCACCAGCAGCCAGGCGGCCATCAGCACCACCTTGCGGCGGATGTTGTAGCCGACCTTGATCGCCTCCTTGTATTCGTCCGAGACCCGGTTGACTTCGTCGAAGCCGCGCGGCTCGAAGAAGAAGTGGCCAGCCTGGCGCGAGGTCATCGACACGCACCAGCCGAGGATCGCAGCTGCGGCCGGATCGATGAACAACAGAACGTAGGCGACCAGGAAACTCACGGCGCTCAGCAGATGCAGGCACTGGTTGATCCGGCTGTGGTGATAGAAGCGGTGGTCATCCCAGCGCTGCGTTGCGAGTTCCCTGAGTACATCGTTCATGCCGGCCCTCCTGCGAGTTGTCATGTGCGGGCGGCCCGCTGCGCGGGCGCCCGCCCCGGGGCTGGATCGTGGGCCCCCCGCATGAAGGCTCGGTGACGCTTTCGTTTCACGGCGGACACGGATCGGTCATCACACTGCAGGAATCGGGCGTCATGCTCCGCCCCATGCCTGCCACCAACCCATGGTCGCCGTCGCCCGATATGCCCGAACGGACGCATCGCAGTCTGAGAGTGGCCTACGTCACCGAGACCTACCCGCCGGACGTGAACGGCGTGGCAACCACGGTCGCCTCGATGGTCGCCGGGCTGCGCAGCCGCGGCCACAGGGTCCGGCTCTTCCGGCTGCGGCCGCACGACCCAGCCGCCGGGGCGGTCTCGCCCGACGCCGACGACGTGCTGCTGCCCAGCCTGCCGGTGCCGTTGTATCCGGGCCTGCGGATGGGCACTCCCTGCAAGGGCCGTCTCATCGATGCCTGGACCCGGCAGCGGCCCGACGTGGTGCACATCGCCACCGAGGGACCGCTGGGCTGGTCGGCGCTGTCTGCCGCGCGGTCGCTGGGCCTTCCGGTGACCTCCGAGTTCCGCACCAACTTCCACGCCTACAGCACCCACTACGGCCTGGGCTGGCTGCACTGGGCCATCATGGCCTACCTGCGACGCTTCCACAACCGTACGCAGCAGACGATGGTGCCCACCGAACCGATGCGCAGCGAGCTGGCCGCGTGCGGCTTCCGCGACGTCACTGTCGTAGCACGTGGCGTCGACACAGTGCGCTTCGATCCCGCCCGCCGCGACGAGCGACTGCGCACGGCCTGGGGTGCAGCCGCCGAGGATCCTGTCGTGCTGAGCGTCGGACGCCTCGCACCCGAGAAGAACCTGGATACGCTGATCGCTGCATTCGACGGGATCCGCCAGCGTGTGCCGCGGGCCCGGCTGGTAGTCGTCGGCGACGGACAGCTCCGGGCACGCATCGGCGAACGCTGCCCGGGCGCCATCATGGCCGGCCAGCGTACCGGTGACGACCTCGCCGCGCACTACGCATCGGCAGACCTGTTCCTGTTCCCGAGCCTGACCGAGACCTTCGGCAACGTCACCACCGAGGCGATGGCGAGCGGGCTGCCCGTAGTGGCGTTCGACTATGCTGCCGCGGGCAGGCTGATCCGCTCCGGCGAGAACGGCCTGCTCGCGCCCTATGAAGACACCGCCGCCTTCATCGACGGTGCCGTGGTACTCGCCAGCGACCGCTCGCGCGCCCGTGCGATCGGCCGTCGTGCACGCGCGACGGCGTGTGACTGCGGATGGGACGCGGTGGTCGAGCGGTTCGAAGCGGTGCTGGGCAGCGTCCTGCGCCCGGCAGAACCCTTACCGACGGAAGCGCTGTCGGTGCGGCGGCGAGCGGCCTGACGATGCTCGCGACCGCGACCGCGACCCGTCCGGCACGCATCCCGGCGGCAGCCCCTGCGCAACTGCGTCCGCCCGCGCTGGAGGTGGCCTGGGCATCCGACCAGGACGACGTACGCGCAGCGCAGCGGCTGCGCTACCGGGTCTTCGTCGAAGAGATGGGGGCACGGATAACGGTGCCACCCGGCACCCCGCCCGGGATCGACGTGGATCGATTCGACGATGCGTGCGAACACCTGCTGGTGCGCACGGCCGCCTTCGGCGGATCGCCGTCCGAGGTCGTCGGCACCTATCGCGTGCTGACGCCGGCCGGGGCGCGGCGGATGGGTGCGCTCTACACCGAGGGCGAATTCGACATACGACGGCTCGATCCGCTGCGGCCGCGGATGGCGGAACTGGGCCGCTCGTGCACCGCGCCCGAGTGGCGCCGGGGCGCGGTCATCCTGCTGCTCTGGACAGCACTGGCCGAGTTCATGCAACGGTCGCGGCTGGACTACATGATCGGGTGCGCCAGCGTATCGGTGAACGACGGGGGCGCCCACGCTGCCAACCTCTGGCATACCCTGCGGGCCACCCACCTGTGCGGACCGGAGCGGCGTGTCCATCCGCGCCGTCCCCTGCCCATCGACCGTACCGACCTGCACGGCGAGGCCGAGCCCCCGGCGCTGATGAAGGGCTACCTGCGCTGCGGCGGAAAGGTCCTCGGACCACCGGCACTGGATCCGGACTTCGGCGTCGCCGACCTGCCGATGATGCTGGCGCTGTCCGACCTGCCAAGCGCCTATCGCGCACGCTTCATCGGAGCGTGAGCGCACGGCCCTGCGGCCTGCAGCGTCAGTCCGTGACCCGGCGCGAGAAATCCTTCAGCCGGAAACCGAATACGGCCAGTGCGGCGAAGTAGACACCGCCACCGACGGCGCACACGACACAGAGCCGGAGCGCGCGCTCGAGCCCCTGCCAGGCCAGCCACTGCGACGAGGGCCCCGCCATCCACCAGAGTGCCCCGGCCATCAGCGCGAGGGCGACAGCGATCTTCAGTGCGAACATCGCCCAGCCCGGCTGCGGCCGGTAGGCATCGATGCGGCGCAACCCGCGCAGCAGCAGCCATGCATTGAGGCACGCCCCGAGACCGATCGCCAGCGCGAGGCCGGCATGTGCAAACACCTGGATGAACAGCAGGTTCATCACCTGCGTCGCGGCCAGCGTGACCAGCGCGATCTTCACCGGCGTGCGTATGTCCTGCCGGGCGTAGAACCCGGGCGCGAGCACCTTCACCGCGATCAGTCCGATCAGCCCGACGCTGTAGGCCATCAACGCCGCCCGGGTCATCGCCACGTCGTGGGCGCTGAACGCGCCGTGATGGAACAGCGTCGCCACCAGCGGCACCGACAGCACGGCCAGCGCAACGGCCGCCGGGGCAGCGAGCATGAGCGTGATGCGCAGGCCCCAGTCGAGCAGCCTGCCATACTCCTCCGGGGTGCGATCGGCGTGGCTGCGCGCCAGGCTCGGCAGCAGGATGGTACCGAGAGCGACACCGAGCAACCCGGTGGGAAACTCCATCAGGCGGTCGGCGTAATACAGCCACGACACGCTGCCGCTAGCCAGGAAGGATGCGAACACCGTGTTTATCAGCAGGCTCACCTGGCCGACCGACACGCCGAACAGCGCCGGGCCCATCTGCCTGAGCACGCGCCGCACGCCCTCGTCGGCACCGCCCCAGCGCGGCCGCGGCAGCATGCGCAGCCTGCGCAGGAAAGGCACCAGGAATGCGAGCTGGAGCAGGCCGCCGACGAACACCGCCCAGGCCAGCGCCTCGACCGGCGGGTCGAAGTACGGCGCGAACCAGACCGCGAAGGCGATGAACGACAGGTTGAGCAGCGCCGGCGCGAACGCGGGCACGGAGAACCGGCTGTAGGTATTCAGGATGCCGGCCCCGAGCGCGGTCAGCGAGATGAACAGGATGTACGGGAAGGTGATGCGCAGCAGATCGACGGTGAGGGCGAACTTGTCCGGGTCGGCGGTGAATCCGGGCGCCGACAGCCAGACGATCGCCGGCGCGGCGAGAATCCCGAGCGCGGTCACCCCGATCAGAGCGACCGCCAGCGTCCCGGCGACATGGTCGACCAGGAGCCGGGTATCGGCCTCACCGCGCTGGTTGCGATACTCCGCGAGGATCGGCACGAACGCCTGCGAAAAGGCGCCCTCGGCGAAGATGCGGCGCAGCAGGTTCGGCAGCTTGAAGGCGACGAAGAAGGCATCGGTAGCGGCGCCAGCGCCGAACATCCGGGCGATCAGCAGGTCGCGGGCAAAACCGAGGATCCTCGACACCAGCGTCATGCTGCTGACGGCGCCGAACGCACGCAGCAGGTTCATCGGTGCCCGCCTGCGGTCGGTCCGGGCGCTGCGATCGGGCTCTGCCGGATCCCCGCCGGAACCTCTTTCGCCCCCGCGAACGCCGCCGGGTTGAATTTCCGGCCGGTCCGAAGTACTATCCAAGGCTTTTCGCTGCTGCCCGAGCCGCATGTCGTTCGGGCGCCCAACCGTATCTTCGACAGAGAACCGCCGTGGCCAATTCCGCTCAAGCCCGCAAACGTGCACGCCAGGCCGACGCCCAGCGCGCCCACAACACCACCCTGCGCTCGGCGCTGCGCACCGCGATCAAGAAGGTTCGCGTAGCGATCGCCGCAGGCAACAAGGCCGATGCGCAGGCTGCGTTCACGACCAGCGTGTCGGTGATCGACCGCATCGCCGACAAGGGCATCGTGCACAAGAACAAGGCCGCCCGGCACAAGAGCCGCCTGTCGGCTGCCGTCAAGGCGATCGCCTGATCCGAGGTCGTCCTCCAGGCTCGCCGCGACGGCGAACCGGTGAAGGCAGCGGTTCCGGGGGTGTTGGTGGTTGGTTGAGATCGCCTGATACACGCATGCGAGTGTAGCAGGCGCGCAAAACACTCCCGGCAAAGACAGTTCGATTGCCTGCCCCTGCTTGCAGTCCCTGAATCGCAGGATCAAAATCAGGTTCGGTTTCGCGATCGATGAACACGGCGGCGGCAGCCGCCGTTGTCTTTTGCGGCTCCGGCCCTCGAATGCGTTTCGAGCCCACAGTACGTTCCCGAGTCACCGGCGGCACCATGGCCACCGCGTGGCATCCCCCACAGCCGTAACTGCAACAGCCCCCGGAGGGCCCGATGTCCGCTCACCTGATGAACACCTACAAGCGACTGCCGGTCGCGTTCGTGCGCGGAGAAGGCGCATGGCTGTGGGACGAATCGGGCAAGCGATACCTCGACGCGCTGGCCGGCATCGCGGTGAACGGCCTGGGCCATGCGCATCCGAAGCTGGTCGCGGCCATCGCCGACCAGGCGGCGAAGGTCATCCACACCTCGAACATCTACCGGGTGATCGAGCAGGAGAAGCTCGGCGAGAAGCTCGCGCAGCTCTCCGGGATGGACAATGCCTTCTTCAACTGCTCCGGTGCCGAGGCGAACGAGACGGCGATCAAGCTGGCCCGCCTCTACGGCCACCAGCGCGGTGTCGAGCTGCCGACCATCGTCGTGATGGACCGCTCCTGGCACGGACGCACGATCGCCACGCTGTCGGCCACCGGCAATCGCAAGGCGCAGGCTGGCTTCGAGCCGCTGCTCGGCGGCTTCGCACGCGTGCCGTTCAACGACCTCGAGGCGGTGAACCGGGTCGCCGAGAACAACGCGAACATCGTCGCGGTGCTGGTCGAGCCGGTGCAGGGCGAAGGCGGCATCCAGATTCCCGAGAAGACCTACCTCTCCCATCTGCGCGAGCTGTGCGACCGCAAGCAGTGGCTGTTCATGCTCGATGAAGTGCAGAGCGGCATGGGGCGCACGGGCAAGTGGTTCGCCTACCAGCACACCGACCTGATGCCCGACGTGCTGACCCTTGCCAAGGGGCTGGCCAACGGCATGCCGATCGGCGCCTGCGTCGCCCGCGGCGCCGCGGCGAACGTGTTCAGCCCCGGCCACCATGGCACCACCTTCGGTGGTGGCGCACTGATCTGCCGTGCGGCGCTGACCACCCTGCAGATCATCGAGGAAGAAGGCCTGCTCGAGCGCGCCCGCGTGCTCGGCGATCGCATGGTGGCCGGCTTCCGCCAGGAACTCGGCGGTCTGTCGGGCATCACCGAGATCCGCGGCGCCGGGCTGATGCTCGGCATCGAACTCGACCGCCCCTGCAACGAGCTGGTCGCCCAGGCGCTCGGGGCCGGCCTGCTGATCAACGTCACCTACGACAACATCGTGCGCATGCTGCCGCCGCTGATCATCTCCGACGACCAGGCCGATCAGATCGTGTCGATGCTGTCGCCGCTGATCCGCGGCTTCCTCGCTCGGTAGCGGCGACCATCGGCGCAGGCAAGGACATGACTCCGCCCAGGCATTACCTGACGTTCCTCGACTTCAGCCGCGAGGAGTACGAACACCTGTTCGTCCGCGCAGCCTGGATCAAGGGCGAGTTCAAGTCCTACCGGCGCTACTGGCCGCTCGAAGACCGCACGCTGGCGATGATCTTCGAGAAGGCCAGCACGCGCACGCGCCTGTCGTTCGAGGCAGGCATGCACCAGCTGGGCGGCGCGGCGATCTACCTGAACACACGCGACACGCAGCTCGGGCGCGGCGAACCGGTCGAAGACATGGCGCAGGTGGTGTCGCGCATGGTCGACATCGTGATGATCCGTACGTTCGGGCAGGAGATCGTCGAGCGCTTCGCCAGCGTCTCGCGCGTGCCGGTGATCAACGGCCTGACCAACGAATACCATCCCTGCCAGATCCTCGGCGACATCTTCACCTTCATCGAGCATCGCGGCCCGATCCAGGGCAAGACGGTTGCCTGGATCGGCGATTCGAACAACGTCTGCAACACCTGGCTGCAGGCGGCCACCGTGCTCGACTTCAACGTGCACGTGTCCACGCCGCCCGGCTACGAGGTCGAGCCCGAGCGCGCCGGCATCTACGACACCACCCACTTCGAGCAGTTCGCCGATCCGATGGACGCCGCCCGCGGTGCCGACCTGATCACCACCGACGTGTGGACCAGCATGGGCTTCGAAGCCGAGAATGCCCAGCGGATGAAAGCCTTCGAGGACTGGTGCGTCGACGCCGAGATGATGCGCGCAGCCAAGCCGGAAGCACTGTTCATGCACTGCCTGCCCGCGCACCGCGGCGAGGAAGTCACCGCCGAAGTGATCGACGGCCCGCAGAGCGTCGTCTGGGATGAAGCCGAGAACCGCATGCACGTGCAGAAGGCCCTGCTGGAGTTCCTGCTGCTGGGCCGCGTCACGCCGTGAACACTGAAATGGGGTCAGACCCCATTATGGTCAAAACCGGGGCAGACCCGGTTTTCCACGCCGTCTCCGCCCTTGCCGCCGGGATGCGCCACCGCGCCCTGAACGCCGTGCCTGCCACGGCGGCATTGCTGCTCCTGGCCGGCCTGGCGGGCTCGGCAGGCGCGCAGGACTGGCCTTCCCGCCCGCTGCGATTCCTCGTCGCGGCCGGCCCGGGCAGTTCACTCGACGTCGTCGCCCGCGTCATCGGCGAGCGCCTGCGCGACAGCATTGCCCAGCCGATCGTGATCGACAACCGACCCGCCGGCGGCGGCACGGTAGCCACCGCGGCAGGCGCGCAGTCAGCACCCGACGGCCACACGCTGCTGATCAGCTTCAACGGTCCACTGGCGCTCGCTCCCTTCCTCTACGCGAAGCTGCCGTACGACCCTGCGCGCGACCTGGTACCGGTGATCGTGACCAGCACCTCGCCAAACCTGCTCGCAGTCAGTGCCGACCTGCCGGTGCGCACCGTTGCCGACTGGGTCGCCCACGCCAGGGCTGGCGCCGGTCGCCTGACCTACGCCTCGGTCGGCAACGCCAGTTCGTCGCACCTGACGATGGAGCTGTTCCGGTCGGTGGCCGGCTTCGACGCGGTGCACAGCCCGTACAACGGCGCCCCGCCAGCTGCGGCTTCGGTCGCGCGCAACGAAACGCAGGCCGTCTTCTCGGCCCCGACCGCACTGGCACCCCACCTGCAGTCGGGCCGCGTACGCGCGATCGCCGTGACCAGCGCCGCGCGCTATCCGCTGTTCCCCGACCTGCCCACGCTCGCCGAATCCGGCTATCCAGGCTTCGAAGCGATGCTCTGGAACGGCATACTCGTTGCCTCCGGCACGCCGGGGCCGCTGATCGGTCGACTGAACGGCGCAATCAATGCGATCCTCGCGCACCCGGACGCGCGCAGCCGCATCGTCGGCGCCGGGCTGGACCCCGCCGGCGGCCGCCCGGACGCATTCGCCGCACTGATCCGTTCCGAGGCAGCACGCTGGGCACCGTTGATCCGCAAGCTGTCGATACGGCTCGATTGAGCGGCGGTCCGCCGACTGCCTTTTTCCACCTCCCTGCCCTTCCCTTCACCCACACGCCCGACATCCGAATCCATGGCCAAGAAGAACAGCAGCGCCCCCAAGAAAGTCGTCCTCGCCTACTCCGGCGGCCTCGACACCTCGGTGATCCTCAAGTGGCTCCAGGACGTGTACGAGTGCGAGGTGATCACCTTCACCGCCGACATCGGCCAGGGCGAAGAGGTAGAACCTGCGCGCAAGAAGGCGCAGATGTTCGGCGTGAAGCAGATCTTCATCGAGAACCTGCAGGAAGAGTTCGTGCGCGACTTCGTGTTCCCGATGTTCCGCGCGAACACCGTCTATGAGGGCGAGTACCTGCTCGGCACCTCGATCGCGCGCCCGCTGATCGCCAAGCGCCTGGTCGAGATCGCGAAGAAGACCGGCGCCGACGCCATCTCGCATGGCGCCACCGGCAAGGGCAACGACCAGGTGCGCTTCGAACTGGGCGCCTACGCGCTGATGCCCGACGTGAAGGTGATCGCCCCGTGGCGCGAATGGGACCTTCTGTCGCGCGAGAAACTGCTCGCCTATGCTGACCAGCACAAGATCCCGGTCGACTACAAGAAGCGCAAGGGCGGCGGCGCGCCCTACTCGATGGACGCCAACCTGCTGCACATCTCCTACGAAGGCGGCATCCTGGAAGACCCGAGCTTCGAGCCGGAAGAATCGATGTGGCGCCTCACGGTGTCGCCGGAGAAGGCACCGAACAAGCCCGAGTACATCGAACTGGGGTACCAGCACGGCGACATCGTCTCGGTGAACGGCGTGAAGATGTCGCCGGCCAAGGTGCTGATCGAACTCAACCGACTCGGCGGCAAGCACGGCATCGGCCGCCTCGACCTGGTCGAGAACCGCTATGTCGGCATGAAGTCGCGCGGCTGCTACGAGACGCCCGGCGGCACGATCATGCTGAAGGCGCACCGGGCGATGGAATCGATCACGATGGACCGTGAAGTGCTCGCGCTGAAGGACGACCTGATGCCGCGCTATGCGCGGATGATCTACAACGGCTACTGGTTCAGCCCCGAGCGCAAGCTGCTGCAGACCCTGATCGACGCGTCGCAGGCGACGGTCAACGGTACGGTCAAGCTCAAGCTCTACAAGGGCACCGTGATCTGCGTCGGCCGCGAGTCGAAGACCGACACCCTGTTCGACATGAAGATCTCGACCTTCGAAGACGATCAGGGCGCCTACAACCAGGCCGACGCCGGCGGCTTCATCCGCCTGAATGCGCTGCGGATGCGCATTGCCGCGACGCGCGGCGCACGCAAGCGTACGAAGTAGAAGCGTACGGAGCACGCGCGGAAGGGTTGCCCCCGGACTGGCGGCGACTCTTCCCGGCCGGCGCGCAGCGCGCTATCGTTTCACCATGTCTCCGCGCTGCCCGCCGATCATCACCTGCAACGACATCGAAGCGTCGGGCTCCGGGTCGGGCAGCGACTTGGTCGAGGTCGGCGTCGTCATGAACGACGGGCTCAAATACTGCTCGCTGTTCCAGCGGCGGCAGGACTGGACTCACTGGAGCACGAGCACCGAGAAGGTGCATGGCATCTCACGCGAGATCCCGCTCGCCAATGGCCACCCAGCGTTCAAGGTAGCCAACCGGTTGAACAAGATGCTACATGGACGCAGCGCCGATAGCGATGGCTGGGTGGTCGCCCGTCGCTGTCTCGACTGGCTCTACGCCGCCGCATCGATGCGCTGCGAGTTCACCCTGAGTGTGACAACGCACGCAAAAGTCACGGTTGGCGTTTTGCTGGCCTTCTTGTCTGGCGGCTGCGCCTCAACACTTAGCGAAGAAAGCAGGAATCGACTTGATGATCTAGTCCTCTACGGTTGGGTAAATCGCGTGAGTCTGGAGAACGTGCGTCCGTCATTGAAAAGCACAATCGGCAAGAAGCTTTGCAGTCGTGGAGCTTACGATTGGTGCATCAATCCTGATCAGTACACTTATGTCAGTGTGATGTTTATGAACACGTATTGGGGTGGCCTAAAAGGTGCTGGCGTGTACGCACCTGCTAGTCAAGGTATTCAGAAAAATGACATCCTCGTACTGCGCTATAGAGCATCGCATTTCTCAGAGATCGTGAGCGTCGCTTCGAAAGGCGAGCGCGAAGGGTGCCGCTGGGTTGGAGGTGGCTTCGCACGTACGACAACGGCCGCTGGCGTAATCTGCGAAGACTACGATTGGCGAAAATTTGCACCACTATTCAACTGACGGGCTAATGCATCCGCGCAGCACACGCTCGGAGATCAGATCCACGAAGTCCCTTCGCAGCGCATTGAGCGTACCGTTGTCGTATCTCAACGACGTTATTCTGGAAAGAGGTTGCGTCTGGCCGAGGTATTCGCCCCACGTTGACAGTTGAGCGCGAGCAATCATCGGTAGTACGAGTTCTCGCGCAGTCTCCTTCAAACAGTAGACGAACACCCGCTAACCCAGCAGCTATGTCTTGATGCACATGACGAGTGGAAGTAACGTCGGCCAACCCTGCGGCATGTCGGTCGCTCGGACGCGGTCTTTCGAGGAATCCCGAGCCTGTGGCACCGAGAAAAGACTCTTGTGCGGATGTGATCGGACCACCGCCGCCAGCCACTGTTGAACTCACTGCATAGGAGCCGCCTGCAAATGCGCTTGCCCAACCTGGGGAAAGGAAACTCGTCCCGACTTGACCTGCCAAGCTGCTAGCGCTCGCATAGGCCGTCACCGCACTCGCCGCCACCCAAACAAACGCCGCCGTCACCAGCGCAAACGCCAGCACCGTAAACCCCGACCGCGAATCGGTCCATGAGTAGAGCAGATCCTCCGGGCTGGGCATGTTGCCCCCCTCCCACTGGGATACCGATACGCCGCTCTGCGCGAGCTGCTCGACTGTCGGGCATGACGTCGAGCCCGGCAGGGTGCAGATCGCGGCCTGTACGCCGTAGGGCTGCTGGTCGACCGGCAGTGCGACGAACCAGCGCGGACGTACCCAGGCCTGTGTCGTCGTATCGACCCGCTGTCGCAGCAGGTTGCCTGATCGGGTGACCACCTGCGTCCATCGCGTATCCGTCATCGCGATGAACCCGGCGGGGGCGTTGTACAGGCGCATGGCGTGGCCGACAGCCACCTGGGCGGCACTCCAGCCGATGTTGTGGAAGACCGGGTCCGTCTCGTCCGTCGGCCTGAATACGGCGAACGGATTGCGCCCGGCGCGGATCGGGTCGGCTGCCTCGGCGGGCGACAGGTAGTGCCGCTGCGCCGCCCAGCGCTCGCCGTGATGCGGGGTGAAGTCGCCGAGATAGCTGCGGATCCGTCCGTCGGCCTGCCGTTCGGCCTTGACGACCCGGATGCGCAGTTGCGCGTTCTCGGGGGAGTAGGTCGCGAACACCATCGCGGCATGGCCGGGAAAGGCCATCACCAGCTTCGACACGACGTCGGATCCGAGTCCCAGTTGGCCGACTTCTTCGCGGGCCGCGGTGATCCACCGTTCGCCCTGCAGCATGCGCAGATCGAAACCGCCACCCCCTCGCCCGGCGATTTCGCCGAGCAGCGACCAGTTGTCGAGCGGGTAGCGAACCGTCACGGTGGAGGATACTGGCGCACTCGTCCAGCGCGGATTGAACTGGCCGCCAGCCGCGCGGGCCTCTCCCACCGGATGCACGACCGGCAGGACGGCCAGAAGGACAACCAGCAGCCGGGCAATCAAGCGATCCACGCGTGTCACGCGTATCCGTCCGGCAACACCGCCACCGTGAATCTCGCCACAAGGGGCCGGGCCACCGACCCACCCCCGGCGGTTCGACCCCTGCAGGGTCGGCTGGTGTGTCGGCGCAGGTCGGGCAGCGCGCGGCGGGCTCCGGTGCATGGCGCCTCCTCATGGAAGGACTGGATTGCACGCCATCGAAGCCCGGATGACCATGCCGGAAACGCGGCCCTGCAGCGGGATACCAGGGGGCTGCTCCCGCGACGAGCCAGTGCTTTACGCCCCTCTGGCAGCTTGATACATTGAGGGTACGCAGTGGCCTGACAGTTGCCGCTGCATCGCACCGGCATCCGGCGGGCGCCCTGTCCCCGGCATCGATCGGGCGATCCTCACGATACGAGGGGGAGGGGGAGGAGATGGATCGAGACTCGGAAGGACGACGCGCGTTCCTGAAGGGCGCAGTCGCGGGTAGCGCCGCCGCCGTGACCAGCGCGCTGCCGGGCACCGCATCGGCGCAGGCGGCCGGCAACAAGGCCGCGGCCAGTGCGCCCGCCACGGCTGGCTACGTGTTCCTGACGCCCGACGAAGGCGCGTTCATCGAGGCGGTCGTCGACCACATGGTTCCAGCCGATGCGTTCACGCCGAAGGGCACCGACCTCGGGCTGCACACCTACATCGACCGGGCGCTGGCCAGCGGCTGGGGCAAGGGCGAGCGACTGTACCGGCAGGGGCCGTGGAAGCAGGGCACCGGCAACCAGGGCTACCAGCTGCCGCTGTCACCCTCCGAACTCTATCGTGCAGCGATTCCGGCGGCCAATGCCGCCTGCGTGAAGGCGTACGGCAAGACCTTCGACAAGGTCACGGCCGAGCAGCGCGAGGCCTTCCTGGTCGCCATGCAGCAGGGCAAGGTCACGCTCGAGAACGGTCCGCCGGTGCGTACCTTCTTCGGCATGCTCTACCAGAACGTGATGGAGGGCATGTT harbors:
- a CDS encoding gluconate 2-dehydrogenase subunit 3 family protein yields the protein MDRDSEGRRAFLKGAVAGSAAAVTSALPGTASAQAAGNKAAASAPATAGYVFLTPDEGAFIEAVVDHMVPADAFTPKGTDLGLHTYIDRALASGWGKGERLYRQGPWKQGTGNQGYQLPLSPSELYRAAIPAANAACVKAYGKTFDKVTAEQREAFLVAMQQGKVTLENGPPVRTFFGMLYQNVMEGMFADPIYGGNRDKAGWKLVNFPGVIATNQQNIDKFRDRRMPTNPLGIADIS
- a CDS encoding argininosuccinate synthase; translated protein: MAKKNSSAPKKVVLAYSGGLDTSVILKWLQDVYECEVITFTADIGQGEEVEPARKKAQMFGVKQIFIENLQEEFVRDFVFPMFRANTVYEGEYLLGTSIARPLIAKRLVEIAKKTGADAISHGATGKGNDQVRFELGAYALMPDVKVIAPWREWDLLSREKLLAYADQHKIPVDYKKRKGGGAPYSMDANLLHISYEGGILEDPSFEPEESMWRLTVSPEKAPNKPEYIELGYQHGDIVSVNGVKMSPAKVLIELNRLGGKHGIGRLDLVENRYVGMKSRGCYETPGGTIMLKAHRAMESITMDREVLALKDDLMPRYARMIYNGYWFSPERKLLQTLIDASQATVNGTVKLKLYKGTVICVGRESKTDTLFDMKISTFEDDQGAYNQADAGGFIRLNALRMRIAATRGARKRTK